In Deinococcus psychrotolerans, a genomic segment contains:
- a CDS encoding redoxin domain-containing protein: MLMLPSMQAVVQTAEQPLPSVLQLSFSEPSFNTHLRFSEGRITGVRSALLPSWSSSLLRLGVNTQAVVEAQLRSRKVDDVLASLIETGHLEAHSLAQLVRLRTLGSLLPLVWRSGLMEVSSTPSHTVLPLTSADTLQSVSAAEYHASALSPSEQALTLNDHFTASPLASTESLGSEEARTVYLAALHGLSLGETAQRHGLRWDALTKAVTHLTAAGALRPVQAGKRAREVAGRLKVGEVAPEFCLPDFGGGEVRLSDLRGKKIWLIFNRQSTCALCNPHHLQIIALSERMRQQGVQIVSVWGSTVADLALGIGKLRPPYPVLADPLDETYDRYGLDHSLRGFLDLRNLPTALSGLKMMGTSALKDDGELTRMPAEFLIGADGTIEAAHYNSYGADWLSVERVLEWAGKS; encoded by the coding sequence ATGTTGATGCTTCCGTCCATGCAGGCTGTGGTGCAAACTGCCGAACAGCCGCTTCCCTCCGTCCTGCAATTGAGCTTCTCAGAACCGAGCTTCAATACCCATTTGCGCTTCAGTGAAGGGCGGATTACCGGTGTTCGCAGCGCTCTGCTTCCGAGTTGGAGCAGTTCGCTCCTGCGGCTGGGGGTCAATACACAAGCGGTTGTCGAAGCGCAACTGCGCAGCCGCAAGGTAGATGACGTGCTGGCCTCGCTCATCGAGACCGGGCATCTGGAAGCGCACAGCCTTGCGCAATTGGTTCGCCTGCGGACGCTGGGTTCGCTGCTGCCGCTGGTGTGGCGCTCAGGGCTGATGGAGGTGAGCAGCACGCCAAGCCATACGGTTTTGCCGCTGACCAGTGCCGATACCCTCCAGAGTGTCAGCGCCGCCGAGTACCACGCCTCGGCGCTCAGCCCGAGCGAGCAGGCACTTACCTTGAATGACCATTTCACGGCCTCGCCACTGGCCAGCACCGAGTCTCTAGGCAGTGAGGAAGCCCGCACCGTTTACTTGGCTGCCCTGCACGGTTTGAGCTTAGGTGAAACGGCTCAGCGTCACGGGCTGCGTTGGGACGCACTGACCAAGGCCGTCACGCACCTTACGGCGGCCGGGGCCTTGCGTCCGGTTCAGGCAGGCAAGCGGGCGCGTGAGGTGGCAGGCCGTTTGAAAGTGGGTGAGGTGGCTCCGGAATTTTGTCTGCCGGACTTCGGCGGCGGTGAGGTGCGCCTCAGCGACCTGCGCGGCAAAAAAATCTGGTTGATCTTTAACCGCCAGAGTACTTGTGCGCTGTGCAACCCGCACCATCTCCAGATCATTGCGCTCAGCGAACGGATGCGCCAGCAGGGGGTGCAGATCGTTTCGGTGTGGGGAAGTACGGTGGCCGATTTGGCGCTCGGCATCGGCAAACTGCGCCCTCCTTACCCGGTGCTGGCCGACCCACTCGACGAAACGTACGACCGCTACGGTCTGGATCACAGCCTGCGCGGGTTCCTCGACCTGCGCAACTTGCCCACCGCCCTGAGCGGCCTGAAAATGATGGGCACTTCGGCGCTCAAAGACGACGGAGAACTGACCCGGATGCCTGCCGAGTTCCTGATCGGCGCAGACGGCACCATCGAAGCTGCCCACTACAATTCTTACGGAGCAGACTGGCTGTCGGTGGAGCGGGTTCTCGAATGGGCTGGGAAAAGCTGA
- the cobA gene encoding uroporphyrinogen-III C-methyltransferase, translated as MTSSRAFVSLIGAGPGDPGLLTLRGQAALAAADVVLFDYLANPELLRHAPQAQTIYVGKKGFSEYISQEQINALIVSEAQKNGGQRVARLKGGDVFVFGRGSEEAQACVDVGIPFEIVPGISSAIAAPAYAGIPVTHRGDARSFAVLTGNTQEGSAHYERLSGVDTLVLLMGVRNLGTIASDLIKAGRHPGTPAATIQWGTTPQQRVVSGTLSSIAEEVEKAGLEAPAVTVVGEVARLRDQLKWFESPAELGHPLLGKQVAVTRTRDGSSALADLLRSKGANVLEVPLIRFEASSAPQEVRARLRDLSGVDWLLLSSNQAVSALFAHLDELGLDARALCGVKLGAVGPSTARSLEEHGLKADFMPSTPGAKHLGTELPAKAGETVLHLTSQLAEAELQDALEARGLTYQRGELYRTVPAVPSENELERLKAADVVTLASGSAARHLAQLAGTHFKVAAMGPQTADAARALGFEQVRVASTASLEALVEAAAELAGGLIEEPQA; from the coding sequence ATGACTTCTTCCCGTGCTTTTGTTTCTCTCATCGGTGCTGGCCCCGGCGACCCCGGCCTGCTGACTTTGCGCGGCCAAGCCGCTCTCGCCGCCGCCGATGTGGTGCTGTTCGATTACCTCGCCAACCCCGAGCTCCTGCGGCACGCACCGCAGGCCCAGACCATTTACGTGGGCAAAAAGGGCTTCTCGGAATACATCAGCCAAGAGCAAATCAATGCCCTGATCGTGTCTGAAGCGCAGAAGAACGGCGGGCAGCGGGTGGCGCGGCTCAAAGGCGGCGACGTGTTTGTCTTCGGGCGCGGCTCTGAGGAAGCGCAGGCGTGCGTGGACGTGGGCATCCCCTTTGAAATCGTGCCGGGCATCAGCAGCGCGATTGCCGCCCCGGCCTACGCAGGCATTCCAGTGACGCACCGGGGCGACGCCCGCAGCTTTGCGGTGCTCACCGGAAACACGCAGGAAGGCAGCGCCCACTACGAGCGCCTCAGCGGAGTAGACACTCTGGTGCTGCTGATGGGGGTGCGCAATCTCGGCACAATCGCCAGTGACCTCATCAAAGCGGGCCGCCATCCCGGCACGCCCGCCGCCACGATTCAGTGGGGCACCACGCCGCAGCAGCGCGTCGTCAGCGGCACCCTCAGCAGCATTGCTGAAGAAGTCGAAAAGGCCGGACTCGAAGCCCCCGCCGTGACGGTGGTCGGTGAAGTGGCGCGGCTCAGAGACCAGCTGAAGTGGTTTGAAAGCCCCGCCGAACTCGGCCACCCGCTACTGGGCAAGCAGGTGGCCGTCACCCGCACCCGCGACGGTTCGAGCGCTCTGGCCGACTTGCTGCGCTCCAAAGGCGCGAACGTGCTGGAAGTGCCGCTGATCCGCTTTGAGGCCAGCTCAGCGCCGCAGGAGGTTCGGGCGCGGCTGCGTGACCTGAGCGGCGTGGACTGGCTGCTCCTCAGCAGCAACCAAGCCGTCAGCGCTTTATTCGCCCACCTCGACGAACTCGGTTTAGACGCCAGAGCGCTGTGCGGCGTCAAGCTGGGGGCCGTCGGGCCGAGCACCGCCCGCAGCCTCGAGGAGCACGGCTTAAAGGCGGATTTCATGCCGTCTACGCCCGGAGCGAAGCACTTGGGAACGGAGTTGCCCGCAAAAGCCGGAGAGACGGTGCTGCACCTCACCAGTCAACTGGCCGAGGCCGAGCTGCAAGATGCTCTAGAAGCACGTGGCCTGACGTACCAGCGCGGCGAACTCTACCGCACCGTGCCCGCCGTACCGAGCGAAAACGAACTCGAACGCCTCAAGGCCGCCGACGTGGTCACGCTGGCTTCCGGCAGCGCGGCGCGGCATTTGGCGCAGCTGGCCGGAACACACTTCAAGGTGGCGGCGATGGGGCCGCAAACCGCCGACGCCGCCCGCGCTTTGGGCTTTGAGCAAGTCAGGGTGGCCAGCACAGCCAGTTTGGAAGCGCTGGTCGAAGCGGCGGCGGAATTGGCCGGAGGATTGATCGAAGAGCCGCAAGCGTAG
- a CDS encoding DIP1984 family protein — MKIAEALIERADLQKRIHQLQDRIQLNARSQENEAPSEDPLALMAELDQIFARMDYLVPRIHHSNSAARLDARRTLTDALAHREILDLRLTQYRSAIAAASSGQARQTRSELRWVSHLPVRELQAQTDTLAQERRKLETEIQQANWQHDLLE; from the coding sequence GTGAAAATTGCCGAAGCCCTCATTGAACGCGCTGATTTGCAAAAGCGCATTCACCAACTTCAAGACCGTATTCAGTTGAATGCCCGGAGTCAAGAAAATGAAGCGCCCAGTGAAGACCCTCTTGCCTTGATGGCCGAACTCGACCAAATCTTTGCAAGAATGGATTACCTCGTTCCCCGAATCCACCACAGCAACAGCGCTGCCCGCCTTGACGCTCGGCGCACGCTTACGGACGCACTCGCGCACCGCGAAATTCTGGATCTGCGCCTGACGCAGTACCGCAGCGCTATTGCGGCGGCCAGTTCGGGGCAGGCGCGGCAAACCCGGAGCGAGTTGCGCTGGGTGTCGCACTTGCCAGTCCGCGAGCTTCAGGCACAAACGGACACCCTAGCTCAGGAGCGCCGCAAACTGGAAACCGAAATTCAGCAGGCCAACTGGCAACACGATTTGCTAGAGTAA
- a CDS encoding hydroxyacid-oxoacid transhydrogenase, which translates to MTHQTHETVFTMEATPVKFGRGAASEAGWEAARLGMRRVILITDPHVARLPIVDDVAAQLRSVGIEVSVFDRSRVEPTLESLEEAVAFARAFNPDGFVSLGGGSSIDTAKVANLLLTHGGEILEYVNAPIGAGRKPTGPLLPHLAIPTTPGSGSEATTVAVLDLPELKVKTGISHRYLRPSQAIVDPELTRSAPSAVIASAGLDVVCHAAESYLSRPFDSRPQPKTPDERPPYQGSNPVADVWSSQALRYGGQYLRRAVADADDLEARGMMMLAATMAGVGFGSAGVHIPHSCAYPVAGLKHEYQAEGYPSPFIPHGFSVIVTAPAAFRFTYEAMPERHLQVAEWLTGRPIQDPGPDSLPDALIALMREVGAPSGLSELGYTEQDLPELVAGAVKQQRLLAVAPKTPSEADLEAILRASFENW; encoded by the coding sequence ATGACACATCAAACGCACGAAACCGTCTTCACGATGGAAGCCACTCCGGTCAAATTCGGGCGCGGCGCGGCGAGCGAGGCAGGCTGGGAAGCCGCCCGGTTGGGGATGCGGCGGGTCATCCTCATCACCGATCCGCACGTGGCGCGGCTGCCCATTGTAGATGACGTGGCGGCGCAGCTCAGATCGGTTGGGATTGAGGTCAGCGTGTTTGACCGCAGCCGCGTGGAGCCCACTCTGGAGTCGCTCGAAGAAGCGGTGGCCTTTGCCCGCGCCTTCAATCCGGACGGCTTCGTGTCGCTGGGCGGCGGCAGCAGCATAGACACTGCCAAAGTCGCCAATTTGCTGCTGACGCACGGCGGCGAGATTTTGGAGTACGTCAACGCTCCAATTGGTGCGGGGCGCAAACCCACTGGCCCGCTGCTGCCCCACCTCGCCATTCCGACCACGCCGGGCAGCGGCTCGGAAGCGACCACCGTCGCGGTGCTGGATTTGCCGGAACTGAAGGTCAAAACCGGCATCTCGCACCGTTATTTGCGGCCTTCTCAGGCCATCGTCGACCCCGAACTGACCCGCAGCGCTCCAAGTGCGGTGATCGCTTCGGCGGGCCTGGACGTGGTGTGTCACGCCGCCGAGAGCTATCTCAGCCGCCCATTTGACAGCCGCCCTCAACCGAAAACGCCAGACGAGCGCCCCCCCTATCAGGGCAGCAATCCGGTGGCTGACGTGTGGAGCAGTCAGGCGCTGCGGTACGGCGGCCAGTATTTGCGTCGGGCAGTGGCAGACGCGGACGACTTGGAGGCGCGGGGAATGATGATGTTGGCGGCCACCATGGCGGGCGTGGGCTTCGGCTCGGCGGGCGTGCATATTCCGCATTCGTGCGCTTACCCGGTTGCGGGCCTAAAGCACGAGTACCAAGCCGAGGGCTACCCCAGCCCGTTTATTCCGCACGGCTTTTCGGTGATCGTCACCGCGCCCGCGGCGTTCCGCTTTACTTACGAAGCGATGCCGGAGCGCCATTTGCAAGTGGCCGAGTGGTTGACCGGCAGGCCGATTCAAGACCCCGGCCCGGACAGTTTGCCCGACGCCCTGATCGCGCTGATGCGGGAGGTGGGTGCGCCCAGTGGGCTGAGCGAACTGGGTTACACCGAACAGGATTTGCCGGAGCTGGTGGCCGGAGCCGTGAAACAGCAGCGGCTTTTGGCGGTGGCTCCAAAGACGCCCAGCGAAGCGGATTTGGAAGCAATTTTGCGGGCGAGTTTTGAGAATTGGTAA
- a CDS encoding antibiotic biosynthesis monooxygenase family protein: MITVMNRIAVKPEYAERFEERFRDRARLVDEMPGFVSNQVLRPVNPQEPYIVLTLWNSRAEFEAWTRSDAFIQGHARSGSLPKEAFSGPNSLEIHEVFQDSGRPDLVAEPRGEAFKPH; this comes from the coding sequence ATGATTACCGTGATGAACCGCATTGCCGTCAAACCCGAATACGCCGAGAGGTTTGAAGAACGCTTCCGTGACCGCGCCCGCTTGGTCGACGAGATGCCCGGCTTTGTCAGCAACCAAGTCTTGCGGCCCGTCAACCCACAAGAGCCGTACATCGTGCTGACGCTTTGGAACAGCCGAGCGGAGTTTGAAGCGTGGACGCGCTCAGACGCTTTCATTCAGGGACACGCCCGCTCCGGTTCGCTGCCCAAAGAGGCCTTCAGCGGCCCCAACAGCTTGGAGATTCACGAAGTCTTTCAGGATTCGGGCCGCCCCGATCTGGTTGCCGAGCCGCGTGGGGAAGCCTTCAAGCCTCACTGA
- a CDS encoding GNAT family N-acetyltransferase produces MNIRYAVRELPDLSAYQTLWALAWGGAGSPSLQRLEHSLTWVCAYDGPQLIGFVNVAWDGGVHAFLLDTTVHPEFQRQGVGRELVRRAAGAARECEIDWLHVDFEPHLRSFYRACGFRATEAGLIYLT; encoded by the coding sequence GTGAATATCCGTTATGCCGTCCGTGAGTTGCCCGATCTCTCCGCTTACCAAACCCTCTGGGCGCTGGCTTGGGGTGGAGCAGGTTCGCCGAGTCTGCAGCGCTTAGAGCACAGCCTGACGTGGGTTTGCGCTTACGATGGCCCGCAGCTCATCGGCTTCGTCAACGTGGCTTGGGACGGCGGCGTTCACGCTTTTTTGCTCGACACCACCGTGCATCCTGAGTTCCAGCGTCAGGGCGTGGGCCGTGAGCTGGTGCGCCGCGCGGCCGGAGCTGCCCGTGAATGCGAAATCGACTGGCTTCACGTGGACTTTGAGCCGCATCTGCGGAGCTTTTACCGGGCGTGCGGCTTCCGGGCCACCGAAGCAGGCTTGATCTACTTAACTTGA